The following proteins are encoded in a genomic region of Herminiimonas arsenicoxydans:
- the corC gene encoding Magnesium and cobalt efflux protein CorC (Evidence 2b : Function of strongly homologous gene; PubMedId : 1779764; Product type t : transporter): protein MQDNPNSGKPGEAKPHRSLFERLTALIAPEPDSRSELLAILHDAHERNLIDADALSMIEGVFQVSELSARDIMVPRSQMDVIDITKPIAEWLPMVLETAHSRFPAIEGERDQVVGILMAKDLLRYYAGASFDVRQMLRPAVFIPESKRLNVLLSDFRAKHNHMAIVVDEYGGVAGLITIEDVLEQIVGDIEDEYDFDEEQDNILAIKAGEYGPRWRIKALTELTQVNEELGTALTSQDVDTLGGFITNHLARMPHKGEVIDIDNLRFEILRADARQIHVLLVEKLPAPDADALDD, encoded by the coding sequence ATGCAAGACAATCCCAATAGCGGCAAACCCGGTGAAGCCAAACCGCACCGGTCCCTGTTTGAACGCCTGACCGCACTGATCGCCCCCGAACCTGACAGTCGTAGCGAACTGCTTGCCATCCTGCATGATGCGCACGAACGCAATCTGATCGATGCCGATGCCCTGTCGATGATAGAAGGCGTATTCCAGGTATCCGAACTGTCGGCACGCGACATCATGGTGCCGCGTTCGCAAATGGATGTGATCGATATCACCAAACCCATAGCCGAATGGCTGCCTATGGTGCTGGAAACCGCACACTCACGCTTCCCTGCCATCGAAGGCGAACGCGACCAGGTAGTCGGCATCCTGATGGCCAAGGATTTGCTGCGCTACTACGCAGGCGCATCGTTCGATGTACGTCAGATGCTGCGACCTGCCGTCTTCATTCCCGAATCAAAACGCCTGAATGTATTGCTGAGCGACTTCCGCGCCAAACACAATCACATGGCGATCGTGGTCGATGAATACGGTGGCGTGGCAGGGTTGATCACGATCGAAGACGTGCTGGAACAAATCGTCGGCGACATCGAAGACGAATACGATTTCGATGAAGAACAGGACAATATTCTCGCCATCAAGGCTGGCGAATACGGTCCACGCTGGCGCATCAAGGCGCTGACCGAACTCACGCAAGTCAACGAAGAACTCGGCACCGCTCTCACCAGCCAGGATGTCGATACGCTGGGCGGTTTTATTACCAATCATCTGGCGCGCATGCCGCACAAGGGCGAGGTTATCGATATCGATAATCTGCGCTTTGAAATACTGCGCGCCGATGCGCGACAAATCCACGTACTGCTGGTGGAAAAACTCCCTGCGCCCGATGCGGATGCGCTTGATGATTGA
- a CDS encoding putative metal-dependent hydrolase (Evidence 3 : Function proposed based on presence of conserved amino acid motif, structural feature or limited homology; Product type pe : putative enzyme) gives MQQNKLSLSVQYADTRVQDILTRPLLRKWVKAALLAPAQITLRFVDAAEGQILNRNYRGKDYATNVLTFTYNDDDGSDIADDAVTQADIILCTDVLQREAAEQNKTLIFHAAHLVIHGVLHAQGYDHESDEEAEEMEALEIEFLAALGFPNPYIEA, from the coding sequence ATGCAGCAAAATAAACTTTCCCTGTCGGTGCAATACGCCGACACGCGCGTGCAGGACATACTCACGCGTCCGCTTTTGCGCAAATGGGTGAAGGCCGCATTGCTGGCGCCGGCGCAAATTACCTTGCGCTTCGTCGATGCCGCAGAAGGCCAGATATTGAACCGCAATTATCGCGGCAAGGATTACGCCACCAATGTGCTGACCTTCACCTATAACGACGACGATGGCAGTGACATTGCAGATGACGCCGTCACGCAGGCGGATATCATCCTGTGCACCGATGTCTTGCAGCGCGAAGCCGCCGAACAGAATAAGACTCTGATTTTTCATGCCGCGCATCTGGTAATACACGGCGTGCTGCATGCGCAAGGTTACGACCATGAATCGGATGAGGAGGCCGAAGAAATGGAAGCGCTGGAAATTGAATTCCTGGCCGCGCTCGGCTTTCCCAATCCGTATATCGAAGCGTGA
- the phoL gene encoding phosphate starvation-inducible protein (Evidence 2a : Function of homologous gene experimentally demonstrated in an other organism; PubMedId : 8444794; Product type r : regulator) yields MKTKTAVQPLYFIPEPLDNKRLAHLCGPMDENLRQISAALDVTIFRRGEKFIISGSNGARALEILDQFYRVADKVVPLEEVQLALVEQRASLAEPELIISAGKKTAGKTAGKKVVESVTDAPVLKTRRHDLRGRTPHQLQYLKAIMDHDITFGVGPAGTGKTYLAVACAVDALERDAVKRIILTRPAVEAGERLGFLPGDLSQKIDPYLRPLYDALYDLLGFDRTQKMFEKQAIEIAPLAYMRGRTLNHAFVILDEAQNTTPEQMKMFLTRIGFGSKAVITGDITQIDLQQNQKSGLIEAIDVLGDVRGLAFTRFSSADVVRHPLVARIVDAYDEAKQPKKRATAKTAAKTTTKHAAK; encoded by the coding sequence TTGAAAACCAAAACCGCCGTTCAACCGCTGTACTTCATTCCCGAACCGCTGGATAACAAGCGGCTCGCGCATCTGTGCGGGCCGATGGATGAAAACCTGCGCCAGATTTCCGCTGCACTCGATGTGACGATTTTTCGTCGCGGCGAAAAATTCATCATCAGCGGCAGCAACGGCGCACGCGCGCTGGAAATCCTCGATCAGTTTTATCGCGTGGCCGACAAGGTCGTGCCGCTGGAAGAAGTACAACTGGCACTGGTCGAACAACGTGCATCGCTGGCCGAACCCGAGTTGATCATCTCCGCCGGGAAAAAAACGGCGGGAAAAACCGCCGGAAAAAAAGTCGTCGAATCGGTAACCGACGCGCCAGTATTGAAAACCAGACGCCACGATTTGCGCGGCCGCACGCCGCATCAGTTGCAATACCTGAAGGCGATCATGGATCACGACATCACCTTCGGCGTCGGCCCGGCCGGCACCGGCAAGACTTATCTGGCCGTGGCTTGCGCAGTCGATGCGCTGGAACGCGATGCAGTCAAGCGCATCATCCTGACCCGCCCCGCAGTTGAAGCCGGCGAACGCCTGGGATTTCTGCCCGGCGACCTGTCGCAAAAAATCGATCCCTATCTGCGTCCCTTGTACGATGCCTTGTATGACCTGCTCGGTTTCGATCGCACGCAAAAAATGTTCGAGAAACAGGCGATAGAAATTGCGCCACTGGCCTATATGCGCGGTCGCACACTGAATCACGCTTTCGTCATTCTCGATGAAGCACAAAACACCACGCCGGAACAGATGAAAATGTTCCTGACCCGCATCGGCTTCGGCAGCAAGGCCGTGATTACCGGCGACATTACACAGATCGACTTGCAGCAAAATCAGAAAAGCGGCCTGATCGAAGCCATCGACGTATTAGGCGATGTGCGCGGACTTGCCTTCACGCGTTTTTCTAGTGCCGACGTGGTACGTCATCCGCTGGTAGCGCGCATCGTTGATGCCTACGATGAAGCCAAACAACCCAAAAAACGCGCCACTGCCAAAACAGCAGCCAAAACGACTACCAAACATGCAGCAAAATAA